Proteins from a genomic interval of Candidatus Palauibacter polyketidifaciens:
- a CDS encoding ABC-2 transporter permease, translating into MNLRHVGDLTRVEIQRAKPLLVRLYLAGAAGLVLFYVIGRATDENVLVVVMGVTLGLVVAVPIAVMRDKLDRTLEFLLSLPVTVADLVAARFLAAAAGLLPGVIATGVTLMLVEPPAEWGVLVGVAPFQIALGYWALLTLAAWCLTAAAACELTRLISWSIAAMVVLLAWVAPWALGLLQREGIGAALRSFLEHPYALIAIGVVTLAIFTLLAAAAFGIAQRGVARYPSRPDKPL; encoded by the coding sequence TTGAACCTGCGGCATGTCGGCGACCTGACCCGCGTGGAAATCCAGCGCGCCAAGCCCCTGTTGGTGCGCCTGTATCTTGCCGGGGCGGCCGGTCTCGTCCTGTTCTACGTCATCGGACGGGCCACCGACGAGAACGTCCTGGTGGTCGTCATGGGCGTGACGTTGGGGTTGGTCGTGGCGGTGCCCATCGCCGTCATGCGAGACAAGCTCGATCGGACATTGGAGTTCCTGCTGTCCCTTCCGGTGACCGTAGCCGATCTCGTTGCGGCCCGTTTCCTTGCGGCGGCCGCGGGGTTGTTGCCCGGCGTGATCGCCACCGGCGTGACGCTCATGCTGGTCGAGCCGCCCGCCGAGTGGGGGGTGCTTGTGGGGGTGGCGCCGTTTCAGATCGCGCTGGGGTACTGGGCGCTGCTCACGCTTGCGGCCTGGTGCCTGACGGCCGCTGCGGCCTGTGAACTGACGAGACTCATCAGTTGGTCGATCGCGGCGATGGTCGTCCTTCTGGCCTGGGTCGCGCCGTGGGCGCTCGGCCTGCTGCAACGCGAAGGCATCGGCGCCGCACTCCGGTCATTCCTGGAGCATCCCTACGCCCTCATCGCCATTGGAGTGGTCACGCTGGCCATCTTCACGTTGCTCGCCGCCGCCGCCTTCGGTATCGCTCAGCGGGGCGTGGCACGCTATCCCTCTCGGCCCGACAAACCTCTCTGA
- a CDS encoding ABC transporter ATP-binding protein: MIVTRDPDIELCSFAVKYPLFELEPLSIELTAGERVALVGPNGAGKTTIPRALSGLLPEYEGDVRFGGVDTRTLLPGLHNHVRVMPERLLGFAGMTVRQHFDLLARFYDNWDRDYEARLTDRLEISDAASLGTLSSGTKAKVAFVSAEACRPRVLLLDEPTAGLDPVMRRRLMDVVVESLDEDPGRVLLFSTHILEDVEWLAERVLVLVDGTMIADRAVRHMRADYASLADALYDLLDAH; this comes from the coding sequence ATGATCGTTACGCGAGACCCCGACATCGAGCTGTGCTCCTTCGCGGTCAAGTACCCGTTGTTCGAGCTTGAACCACTCAGCATCGAACTGACCGCGGGTGAACGCGTGGCCCTCGTCGGTCCGAACGGGGCGGGGAAGACCACGATCCCGCGGGCGCTCTCGGGGTTGCTGCCGGAGTACGAAGGCGACGTGCGGTTCGGAGGCGTCGATACGCGCACGCTCCTCCCCGGCTTGCACAATCACGTTCGCGTGATGCCGGAAAGACTCCTCGGATTCGCCGGAATGACAGTTCGGCAGCACTTCGACCTGCTTGCACGCTTCTACGACAACTGGGATCGCGACTACGAGGCGCGATTGACGGATCGCCTGGAGATTTCCGACGCCGCGAGTCTGGGAACTCTTTCGAGCGGTACCAAGGCGAAGGTTGCGTTCGTGTCGGCGGAGGCCTGCCGACCCCGCGTCCTGCTCCTCGACGAGCCGACGGCCGGCCTTGACCCGGTCATGCGCCGGCGCCTAATGGACGTCGTCGTCGAGAGCCTGGACGAAGACCCGGGTAGAGTCCTGCTGTTCTCGACCCACATCCTCGAGGATGTCGAATGGCTGGCCGAACGCGTGCTGGTCCTCGTCGACGGAACCATGATCGCCGACCGTGCCGTGCGACACATGCGCGCCGACTACGCGTCGCTGGCGGATGCCCTCTACGACCTTCTGGACGCCCATTGA